GAAGGCGTCGGTTAAAGGCGCCTTGTTTGCGGTCCTGTCCTTCCCACTACTGCTTCCGGTGCTGCTTTCTGCTATGACTGCGACAGACATCGCGCTTCAGGGAGGCAATCCGGATGACATGTGGAATTACATCAAAATTCTGATAGCTTATCCAATAATCGTGATAACACTGTCGTACATCTTATTTGAATATGTCTGGAGTGAGTAGATGACTCTATTGAAAATCCTGCTATTTGTTTACATGGTAGTGACGATAGTGTTCAGCTTCGTAACGCCGCCGCCTATCGTCGGGCAGGATTGGGCTCCGGCGTCTCGCATTTTCTACTATCATGTTCCGTTTGCATTCGTGTCGTTCATCGCGTTTGCGCATGCCATGATTCAGAGCATTCTGTATTTAAAGAGAAAAGATCCCAATGCGGATAACAAGGCAGCCATGGCGGCAGGGCTTGGATTGATGTTCTGTTTTGCCGCGACTGTGACCGGCTCTATTTTCGCTAAGATCGCATGGGGTACATTCTGGAACTGGGACCCGAGGCAGACCTCGATTCTGATCCTGCTTGTGATTTACGGTGCGTATTTCGCTCTGCGGCAGTCGATTGCACAGCCCGAAAGGCGAGCCTCGTTCTCAGCGGTATATTCGATACTTGCCTTCGTCACCGTGCCGTTTTTTGGATTTATCGTTCCACGAGTATATCAATCGCTGCATCCTGAAGATACACTTGTGGCGAAAGGGCAGCTCAATATCGGCGGGTATGTAGCATTCATTTTTCTCTCATCTCTGTTCTGCTTCCTCTGTACGTATTTCTGGCTCCACAGTATCGGGAACAGAATTCAGAAACTGGAACAAAAGCAATTGGAGGATAGTTATGACTTCGAGCGGGCTTAACTTAGCGGTGATGGCCGTCACGCTGATCGGATGGGTCGGCATTTTTGTTGTGGTGTTTGCGCTTGATAGACGTGTCAAGAAACTGGAGGAGCGGTGAAGAGAAAGTGGATCGCCGGTGCAGTGATAATCGTTGTGGCCGCTATATGGGTATTCTCGTCTTTCAATGATTCATTGACGGCATACGTATCGTTCGATGAAGCGAAGGCGCGAGATAAACGTGTTCAGGTCATCGGCACCATAGTGAAGAAAGATGTCAATTACGATAGCGATAGCCTTCGGCTTGTTTTTCGCATGCTTGATGATGAGGGGGATGATCTGACCGTCGTATATGCAGGCACTATGCCGGGAAATTTCGATCAGGCGACGAAAGTCGTTTGCAGGGGGAAATATGTGGACGGAAGATTCGAGGCTGACGAACTTCTGCTGAAATGTCCCTCCAAATATCAGGGAGAATCATAGATATGTTCTTTGGCAATCTGCTTCTTTCTATGGCGTTTGCATCTTGTATGGTTGCATTGGCCGGCTATATTCTGGCTGCCGCCGGCAATAGGTCTTTTGTCTCTCTTGGTAATCGAGCTTACGCTACGTTTGCAATCAGCACTATCGCACTGACGACACTTTTTCTATATCAGATTTTGACGCACAACTTTCAACTGGAGTATGTGCATGCTTACAGTTCAACCGATTTATCATTCTTCCTGTTATTGTCGACTCTCTGGGCCGGTCAGGTCGGGACATTCGTCCTCTGGCTTCTGCTTACGGCGCTCGTAGGGCTTCTTATATACAGGCGCGACGACCCGTTGAGCTCAACAGTGATGATCTATTATCTGTTCGGGGCGCTCTTCCTGTTCGTTCTGTTGTCAGCGAGTTCTCCATTCAAGTTGCTCGCGACGGTGCCGGTTGAGGGAAGAGGTTTGAATCCGCTCTTGCAGAATTTCTGGATGATTATTCATCCGCCGATTGTATTTGTAGGGTATACGCTATTAGCGGTACCGTTCGCCTATGCAATGGCAGCTCTCACCAAAAACGACTACAGCAATTGGAATAAGAACGTCTTTCCGTGGGCGCTTATTTCGTCCGCAATACTCGGTCTCGGGATATTCCTTGGAGGCTATTGGGCTTATGAAACACTCGGCTGGGGCGGTTACTGGGGATGGGACCCGGTAGAGAATTCGTCTCTCATTCCATGGTTGACCAACACCGCACTTGTGCATGGACTGCTTGTCGAAAGGCGATACGGTCAATTGCGCAAATCGAACTTGCTCCTTGCTGCGTTGGGATTTCTGCTTGTGATGTATGGGACATTTCTTACTCGAAGCGGTGTGCTCGCCGACTTTTCGGTACATTCATTCACCGACCTTGGGCTGAATATTTACCTTGTACTATTCCAGCTCACGTTTCTGGCCGCCATTGCGGTGCTGTTCGTAATGCGTTTCCGCAGCATCAAGCCGGAGAAAAAGACAGATGAT
This genomic window from Candidatus Zixiibacteriota bacterium contains:
- a CDS encoding heme exporter protein CcmB is translated as KASVKGALFAVLSFPLLLPVLLSAMTATDIALQGGNPDDMWNYIKILIAYPIIVITLSYILFEYVWSE
- the ccsA gene encoding cytochrome c biogenesis protein CcsA, which codes for MTLLKILLFVYMVVTIVFSFVTPPPIVGQDWAPASRIFYYHVPFAFVSFIAFAHAMIQSILYLKRKDPNADNKAAMAAGLGLMFCFAATVTGSIFAKIAWGTFWNWDPRQTSILILLVIYGAYFALRQSIAQPERRASFSAVYSILAFVTVPFFGFIVPRVYQSLHPEDTLVAKGQLNIGGYVAFIFLSSLFCFLCTYFWLHSIGNRIQKLEQKQLEDSYDFERA
- a CDS encoding CcmD family protein, whose translation is MTSSGLNLAVMAVTLIGWVGIFVVVFALDRRVKKLEER
- a CDS encoding cytochrome c maturation protein CcmE, which translates into the protein MKRKWIAGAVIIVVAAIWVFSSFNDSLTAYVSFDEAKARDKRVQVIGTIVKKDVNYDSDSLRLVFRMLDDEGDDLTVVYAGTMPGNFDQATKVVCRGKYVDGRFEADELLLKCPSKYQGES